In the Colletotrichum lupini chromosome 1, complete sequence genome, one interval contains:
- a CDS encoding mannose-1-phosphate guanyltransferase: MKAIILVGGFGTRLRPLTLTLPKPLVEFANKPMIEHQIEALAAAGVTDVVLAVNYRPEVMEKHLAEYEKRFGLNITFSVETEPLDTAGPLKLAESILAKDDTPFFVLNSDVICDFPFKDLAEFHKNHGDEGTIVVTKVEEPSKYGVVVHKPNHPTKIDRFVEKPVEFVGNRINAGMYILNTSVLKRIELRPTSIEKETFPAIVKDGQLHSFDLPGFWMDVGQPKDFLTGTCLYLTSLTKQGSKELASPSEPYVHGGNVLIDPSAKIGKHCKIGPNVTVGPNVVIGDGCRLQRCVLLPGSKVKDHAWVKSTIVGWNSTVGKWARLENVTVLGDDVTIGDEIYVNGGSILPHKSIKANVDIPAIIM, translated from the exons ATGAAGG CCATTATTCTCGTCGGCGGCTTCGGCACTCGTCTTCGCCCTCTG ACCCTCACCCTCCCCAAGCCCCTGGTCGAGTTCGCGAACAAGCCCATGATTGAGCACCAGATCGAGGctcttgctgctgctggcgtAACCGATGTTGTCCTCGCTGTCAACTACCGCCCTGAGGTTATGGAGAAGCACTTGGCAGAG TACGAGAAGAGGTTCGGCTTGAACATCACCTTCTCCGTCGAGACCGAGCCCCTCGATACCGCTGGTCCCTTGAAGCTGGCCGAGAGCATTCTTGCCAAGGACGACACCCCCTTCTTCGTCTTGAACTCGGATGTCATCTGCGACTTCCCCTTCAAGGACTTGGCCGAGTTCCACAAGAACCATGGCGATGAGGGCACCATTGTCGTCACCAAGGTCGAGGAGCCTAGCAAGTACGGTGTCGTTGTCCACAAGCCTAATCACCCCACCAAGATCGACCGTTTCGTCGAGAAGCCCGTCGAGTTTGTTGGCAACCGCATCAACGCCGGCATGTACATCCTCAACACCAGTGTTCTCAAGCGCATTGAGCTTCGCCCCACCTCGATCGAGAAGGAGACCTTCCCCGCCATCGTCAAGGATGGTCAGCTGCACAGCTTTGATCTCCCCGGCTTCTGGATGGACGTCGGTCAGCCCAAGGACTTCCTTACCGGCACCTGCTTGTACCTCACTTCCCTCACTAAGCAGGGTTCCAAGGAGCTTGCCTCCCCCTCAGAGCCTTACGTCCACGGCGGCAACGTTCTGATTGATCCCTCTGCCAAGATTGGCAAGCACTGCAAGATTGGACCCAACGTGACGGTCGGCCCCAACGTCGTTATTGGCGACGGCTGCCGTCTTCAGCGTTGCGTTCTGCTGCCCGGTTCCAAGGTCAAGGATCATGCGTGGGTTAAGAGCACTATTGTCGGTTGGAACAGCACTGTTGGCAAGTGGGCTCGTCTTGAGAACGTCACTGTCCTCGGCGACGACGTGACCATTGGCGACGAGATCTACGTCA